A window of Diadema setosum chromosome 2, eeDiaSeto1, whole genome shotgun sequence contains these coding sequences:
- the LOC140246197 gene encoding uncharacterized protein, translated as MKCEICDLEMMSHVGYVRHLEAIHSTTLTIRCEVCNTEMQDRWDMNRHYNRTHPDRRDEGNYLRFQLATRAYQLRWERDRHTAEDRRWSSKGGGLAALIDEMERDLKEQKERERKKDEDKQKAEKEKKDREEKEKKRKDEAKQKAEKEKKDREEKEKKRKDEAKQKAEKEKKDREEKEKKRKDEAKQKAEKEKKEREEKEKKRKDEAKQKAEEKKDREEKEKKRKDEAKQKAEKEKKDREEKEKKRKDEAKQKAEKEKKDREEKEKKRKDEAKQKAEKEKKDREEKEKKRKDEAKQKAEREEKEMEEKAKEKATLQAEKEKKEMEEKVWKEAIRQAEKEKKDREEKTREEARLQAEKEKKDREEKAREEARLQAEKEKKEREEKVWKEAIRQAEKEKKDREEKAREEARLQAEKEKKEREEKAKEEAKLEAGVETEERESDNPRKRKLVAYLSDNADDEEDELVISVKRPRIGFRVVKKVTVESEWYTEVYGQVHLMKRVVETTFPETMPANSEE; from the coding sequence ATGAAGTGCGAAATATGTGATCTTGAGATGATGAGCCATGTAGGCTACGTCCGTCATCTGGAAGCTATTCACAGTACGACGCTGACAATAAGGTGTGAGGTCTGTAATACAGAGATGCAGGATCGTTGGGACATGAACCGCCACTATAATCGCACTCACCCTGACAGACGGGATGAGGGAAACTACTTGAGGTTTCAATTGGCAACGAGGGCATACCAGCTTCGTTGGGAGAGGGACCGGCACACTGCAGAGGACAGACGGTGGAGTTCCAAGGGAGGGGGACTAGCAGCACTAATTGATGAAATGGAGAGAGATCTGAAGGaacaaaaggagagagaaaggaagaaggaCGAAGATAAGCAGAAggcagagaaggagaagaaagacagggaggagaaggaaaagaagagaaaggacgAAGCCAAGCAGAAggcagagaaggagaagaaagacagggaggagaaggaaaagaagagaaaggacgAAGCCAAGCAGAAggcagagaaggagaagaaagacagggaggagaaggaaaagaagagaaaggacgAAGCCAAGCAGAAggcagaaaaggagaagaaagaaagggaggagaaggaaaagaagagaaaggacgAAGCCAAGCAGAAGGCAGAGGAGAAGAAAGAcagggaggagaaggaaaagaagagaaaggacgAAGCCAAGCAGAAggcagagaaggagaagaaagacagggaggagaaggaaaagaagagaaaggacgAAGCCAAGCAGAAggcagagaaggagaagaaagacagggaagagaaagaaaagaagagaaaggacgAAGCCAAGCAGAAggcagagaaggagaagaaagacagggaggagaaggaaaagaagagaaaggacgAAGCCAAGCAGAAGGCAGAGAGGgaggagaaagaaatggaagaaaagGCAAAGGAGAAAGCCACCCTTCAggcagaaaaggagaagaaagaaatggaagagAAGGTATGGAAGGAAGCCATACGACAggcagaaaaggagaagaaagacagGGAAGAAAAGACAAGGGAGGAAGCCAGACTCCAggcagaaaaggagaagaaagacagGGAAGAAAAGGCAAGGGAGGAAGCCAGACTCCAggcagaaaaggagaagaaagaaagggaagagaAGGTATGGAAGGAAGCCATACGGCAggcagaaaaggagaagaaagacagGGAAGAAAAGGCAAGGGAGGAAGCCAGACTCCAggcagaaaaagagaagaaagaaagggaagaaaaggCAAAGGAGGAAGCCAAGCTAGAGGCAGGAGTAGAGACAGAGGAGAGAGAGTCGGACAATCCAAGAAAGAGAAAGTTAGTGGCTTACCTTTCTGACAATGCCGACGATGAGGAGGATGAACTTGTGATCAGTGTTAAGCGCCCGAGGATTGGGTTTCGCGTAGTAAAGAAAGTCACGGTTGAGTCCGAATGGTATACAGAAGTGTATGGCCAGGTTCATTTGATGAAGCGAGTAGTGGAGACCACCTTTCCGGAGACCATGCCTGCAAATAGTGAGGAGTGA
- the LOC140240474 gene encoding uncharacterized protein, with product MSDIQAVSTDGALSAQKQRRAKWMAKRKQRLALGPASDHAAEILQAIKIVNERGDKTTPRDDVQIEGDSSAVQETVESVMVSAHGDDVASTTELTTASTVEAVPENVVVDQNVEIDDNEATVLPTTDVPIQCQITSGDSQASDKTEAPSSFPPATSLDLLSEIHEIFPLLQDIPGSNKETGSQRSPVSCSQSTEPEKDIHSVDENTPSSMSENSAMTSQRYPTESSPSSQNVDEVVVNMLQEKVKCPSLTFDDLLTFNCGHSVSNMNSLLEIGRGSYGRVLLARHSKTSTSVAIKEPFRSNNHASPGELVDELKETRRRANKEALVHQLLSDSPYFPRFLGTLDNGNDLCLGVQFVGDSETGLSYPLLNPPPLSTKDGLNIAEDVVRGMMELHENRLLHNDMKSDNVLLERRGGRYRGVIIDFGMVSSMTSPLQMSGLPEAVKFAYLQGEEADYLAPEIVLDEEKTSVHSDTFSLGVILMDIAQVLDDSRSPTVQKLSSLGMRCRTRNPKSRPSLTTILKEISELKRRYKRPPFWKRLFKKLRK from the exons ATGTCAGATATTCAAGCTGTGTCTACGGACGGAGCTTTGTCGGCTCAGAAACAGCGCAGAGCCAAGTGGATGGCTAAACGAAAGCAGCGGCTGGCTCTCGGGCCGGCATCCGACCATGCTGCCGAGATACTCCAAGCCATCAAGATTGTCAACGAACGGGGTGACAAAACTACCCCTCGTGATGACGTGCAGATCGAGGGCGACTCATCGGCAGTACAAGAGACCGTGGAGTCGGTAATGGTGTCTGCCCACGGAGATGACGTTGCCTCGACCACAGAACTTACTACCGCTTCCACAGTCGAAGCGGTCCCTGAAAATGTTGTCGTCGACCAGAATGTTGAGATCGACGACAATGAGGCGACAGTGTTACCAACAACAGATGTGCCCATACAGTGCCAAATAACGTCGGGAGACAGCCAG GCTTCTGACAAAACTGAAGCGCCGTCTTCCTTTCCACCTGCTACATCTTTGGACCTCCTTTCGGAAATTCACGAAATCTTCCCTCTTCTACAAGACATTCCTGGCTCCAACAAGGAAACTGGTAGTCAGCGCAGTCCTGTTTCATGCAGTCAAAGTACTGAACCTGAAAAG GATATCCATTCTGTTGATGAAAATACACCGTCGAGCATGAGTGAAAATTCTGCAATGACATCTCAAAG GTATCCGACAGAGAGCTCTCCAAGCAGTCAAAACGTTGACGAAGTTGTCGTTAACATGCTGCAAGAAAAGGTCAAGTGTCCATCACTGACTTTTGATGACCTTTTGACTTTCAACTGCGGCCACAGCGTGTCG AACATGAACAGTCTACTTGAGATTGGTCGTGGTAGCTACGGCCGTGTTCTCCTAGCCCGACACAGCAAAACATCAACTTCCGTAGCCATCAAAGAGCCCTTTCGATCCAACAACCATGCCTCACCAGGCGAACTGGTGGACGAACTTAAAGAGACAAGAAGGCGAGCCAACAAGGAGGCTCTCGTTCACCAGCTTCTCTCGGACAGTCCATACTTCCCCCGTTTCTTGGGGACACTTGACAATGGCAACGACCTCTGCCTGGGAGTGCAGTTTGTTGGAGACAGTGAAACGGGACTCAGCTATCCACTTCTCAACCCACCTCCTCTCTCAACCAAGGACGGCCTCAACATCGCCGAGGACGTCGTCAGGGGCATGATGGAGCTCCATGAGAACAGACTCCTCCATAACGACATGAAAAGCGACAACGTCCTTCTTGAACGCCGAGGAGGTCGCTATCGCGGCGTTATCATCGACTTTGGCATGGTGTCATCGATGACCTCCCCACTTCAAATGTCGGGTCTCCCGGAAGCCGTCAAGTTTGCCTACCTGCAGGGGGAAGAAGCGGACTATCTTGCCCCCGAAATCGTGCTCGACGAGGAAAAGACATCGGTTCACTCAGACACCTTTTCACTAGGTGTCATCTTGATGGATATCGCACAGGTGCTGGACG ATTCACGATCTCCAACCGTTCAGAAACTCTCTTCCCTCGGCATGAGATGCAGGACGAGAAACCCAAAATCCCGTCCGAGTCTCACTACAATTCTCAAGGAAATCAGCGAGCTGAAAAGACGGTACAAACGGCCACCTTTCTGGAAGCGCCTTTTCAAGAAActgcgaaaataa
- the LOC140243005 gene encoding uncharacterized protein codes for MSDIQAVSTDRALSAQKQRRAKWMAKRKQRLALGPASDHAAEILQAIKIVNERGDKTTPRDDVQIEGDSSAVQETVESVMVSAHGDDVASTTELTTASTVEAVPENVVVDQNVEIDDNEATVLPTTDVPIQCQITSGDSQASDKTEAPSSFPPATSLDLLSEIHEIFPLLQDIPGSNKETGSQRSPVSCSQSTEPEQDIHSVDENTPSSMSENSAMTSQRYPTESSPSSQNVDEVVVNMLQEKVKCPSLTFDDLLTFNCGHSVSNMNSLLEIGRGSYGRVLLARHSKTSTPVAIKEPFRSNNHASPGELADELKETRRRANKEALVHQLLSDSPYFPRFLGTLDNGNDLCLGVQFVGDSETGLSYPLLNPPPLSTKDGLNIAEDVVRGMMELHENGLLHNDMKSDNVLLERRGGRYRGVIIDFGMVSSMTSPLQMSGLPEAVKFAYLQGEEADYLAPEIVLDEEKTSVHSDTFSLGVILMDIAQVLDDSRSATVRKLSSLGMRCRTRNPESRPSLTTILKEISELKRRYKRPPFWKRLFKKLRK; via the exons ATGTCAGATATTCAAGCTGTGTCTACGGACAGAGCTTTGTCGGCTCAGAAACAGCGCAGAGCCAAGTGGATGGCTAAACGAAAGCAGCGGCTGGCTCTCGGGCCGGCATCCGACCATGCTGCCGAGATACTCCAAGCCATCAAGATTGTCAACGAACGGGGTGACAAAACTACCCCTCGTGATGACGTGCAGATCGAGGGCGACTCATCGGCAGTACAAGAGACCGTGGAGTCGGTAATGGTGTCTGCCCACGGAGATGACGTTGCCTCGACCACAGAACTTACTACCGCTTCCACAGTCGAAGCGGTCCCTGAAAATGTTGTCGTCGACCAGAATGTTGAGATCGACGACAATGAGGCGACAGTGTTACCAACAACAGATGTGCCCATACAGTGCCAAATAACGTCGGGAGACAGCCAG GCTTCTGACAAAACTGAAGCGCCGTCTTCCTTTCCACCTGCTACATCTTTGGACCTCCTTTCGGAAATTCACGAAATCTTCCCTCTTCTACAAGACATTCCTGGCTCCAACAAGGAAACTGGTAGTCAGCGCAGTCCTGTTTCATGCAGTCAGAGTACTGAACCTGAACAG GATATCCACTCTGTTGATGAAAATACACCGTCGAGCATGAGTGAAAATTCTGCAATGACATCTCAAAG GTATCCGACAGAGAGCTCTCCAAGCAGTCAAAACGTTGACGAAGTTGTCGTTAACATGCTGCAAGAAAAGGTCAAGTGTCCATCACTAACTTTTGATGACCTTTTGACTTTCAACTGCGGCCACAGCGTGTCG AACATGAACAGTCTACTTGAGATTGGTCGTGGTAGCTACGGCCGTGTTCTCCTAGCCCGACACAGCAAAACATCAACTCCCGTAGCCATCAAAGAGCCCTTTCGATCCAACAACCATGCCTCACCAGGCGAACTGGCGGACGAACTTAAAGAGACAAGAAGGCGAGCCAACAAGGAGGCTCTCGTTCACCAGCTTCTCTCGGACAGTCCATACTTCCCCCGTTTCTTGGGAACACTTGACAATGGCAACGACCTCTGCCTGGGAGTGCAGTTTGTTGGAGACAGTGAAACGGGACTCAGCTATCCACTTCTCAACCCACCTCCTCTCTCAACCAAGGACGGCCTCAACATCGCCGAGGACGTCGTCAGGGGCATGATGGAGCTCCATGAGAACGGACTCCTCCATAACGACATGAAAAGCGACAACGTCCTTCTTGAACGCCGAGGAGGTCGCTATCGCGGCGTTATCATCGACTTTGGCATGGTGTCATCGATGACCTCCCCACTTCAAATGTCGGGTCTCCCGGAAGCCGTCAAGTTTGCCTACCTGCAGGGGGAAGAAGCGGACTATCTTGCCCCCGAAATCGTGCTCGACGAGGAAAAGACATCGGTTCACTCAGACACCTTTTCACTAGGTGTCATCTTGATGGATATCGCACAGGTGCTGGACG ATTCACGATCTGCAACCGTTCGGAAACTCTCTTCCCTCGGCATGAGATGCAGAACGAGAAACCCAGAATCCCGTCCGAGTCTCACTACAATTCTCAAGGAAATCAGCGAGCTGAAAAGACGGTACAAACGGCCACCTTTCTGGAAGCGCCTTTTCAAGAAActgcgaaaataa